The Streptomyces sp. NBC_00306 sequence TCTTGTCGTAACCGCGCTCCTGGAAGAGCCGGAGCGCGGTTTCGAGGATGAGCGTGCGGGTCTGCTCGCTCTTGGGGGCCTTCACTTCAGTCACGGTGTCCGAGCCTAACCGGGGACGGAGCACCGGTCGTCGCAGGCCTGCGTACCGGAGGGTGTGCCCGAGGCGGTGGCCTCGCGGTACTTGGCCGCGGCGAGCATCGTGACGCGGACGAAGGGGGCGCCGGCCGGAGTGGCCAGCCAGTGGGCCTTCGGCCGGTGCTCGGCCAGTGCCCACAGGCACACGATCCAGGCACCGGCCCCCGTGAAGACCTGCCCCCGGTCTCCCAGGACGGTGATCTCCCGGCGGGTGCGCTCGTGGTCGAGCCGCGGGTACCGGCGCCGGGCCTCGTGCGACCCGGCGGGCACCAGGTCCAGCGGTACGAGCTGGCGCTGGCGCTGGAGCCAGTGCCGCAGATGGACGCAGAGGGAGCACTGGGCGTCGTACAGGACGGTCAGTCTCCGGACCGGGACCCCCATGGCACTCACGCTCCGGCGGGACCGGCGGCGGGTGCGGCCCACGGCCCCTTGTCGGCGGGACCGGTCCAGCCCTGCGGCGGCACCGGCGGCACCTGCTCGCGCTCCATGATCCCGCGCCGGCGGATCTTGTTGAGGACGTAGACGTTTCCGAGGTGCATCACGCCGAGGACGAGGAGGACGACGCCGATCTTCACCGAGAGCGCCTCGAAGAGTCCGCGGGCGTCGGCCACCGCGTCGGCGGCCTTGAGGTAGAGGGCGACGAAGCCCAGGTTCACCAGATAGAAGCCGACCACCAGCAGGTGGTTCACGGCATCGGCGAGCTTCTCGTTCCCGTGCAGTACGTCGGCCAGGAAGATCCGTCCGTTCCGGCTCAGTGTGCGGGCCACCCAGACGGTGAGCGCGACGCTGATCAGCAGATAGACGATGTACGCGACAACAGTGAGGTCCATCCCCACCCCTCCTTGAACGTGTTCAAAAGGCTGGACAGGAAGGACTGTAGACCTGTTTTTGAACATGTTCAAGCGAGTTCGCGGTGCCGTCGGGGACGTACCTCCGGCGTAGGTGTCGCCCCGGCGCGGTCCGACCCGCCACACTGTCCGGATGGCATCCGTACCTCTCAGCAAGGGCGCCAACATCCCGGTCGCCGCTGCCGCTGTCCGCGCCGTGCTCAGCTGGACCCCGGGGGCCGGGACACCCGACGCAGACGCCTCCGCGCTGCTCCTCACCGAGGGCGGACGGGTGCGCGACGACGGGGACTTCGTCTTCTACAACCAGCCGCGGCACTCCTCCGGCGCCGTGCGGCACCAGGGCAAGCGGGACGGGACCGACACCGTCGAGGTCGACCTCTCGTCACTCGAAGCCTGCGTCGACCGCGTCGTGCTCAGTGCGTCCGCCGACGGCGGCACCTTCGGCCAGTTGCGCGGACTGCGGCTGCTGCTGCTCGACGCGGCGAGCGGCACCGAGCTGGCGCGGTTCGACATCACGGCCGGGGCGGAGACGGCCCTGGTCGCCGGGGAGCTCTACCGGCGGGCGGGAGCGTGGAAGTTCCGGGCGGTGGGCCAGGGTTACGCGGCCGGACTGGCGGGTCTGGCCACCGACTACGGCATCACCGTGGACGACGCACCCTCGCCGGTTCCGCCCGCGCCGGTCCCGCAGCCGCCCGCGCGTATGCCGCAGGCGCCCGTCCCGCAGCCGCCCGCCCCACAGGCGCCCGTCCCGCCCCCGCCTGTCGCGCCGCCGCCCACCCTCACGCAGGACGCCCGGTCGGACAGGGGCGAGGAGCAACTCCCCGTCGACATGCGCAAGCGGCTGTCCCTGCGCAAGCAGCAGGTCGCCGTCAGCCTGAGCAAGCACGGCGCCGCCGGCGCCACCGCGCGGGTGATCCTGGTGCTGGACGCCTCCGGCTCGATGGCGATGCTGTACTCCCGGGGCGTCGTCGCCGACGTGGTGGAGCGGATGGCCGCCGTCGCGGCTCAGCTCGACGACGACGGCGAGATGCAGGCATGGACCTTCGCCACCCACCCGGCCCGGCTCCCCGACCTGACCGTCGCCGGTCTGCCTCAGTGGCTCCAACTGCATGTCCGGGGCGGCGAGATGAGCCTGTTCGGCCGCCCGAAGAAGCCGAAGAAGGGCATGCTGCCGGGCCAGGTCGACATGCGGCTGGTCGGCATCCAGAACGAGGAGCAGAAGGTCATCGCCGAGGTCCGGGACTACGTCCGGGCCAATCCCGCCCAGGCTCCGACCCTCGTGCTGTTCTTCTCGGACGGCGGTGTCTACCGCAACGCCGAGATCGAGCGTGAGCTGCGGGCGGCCGTCGAGGAGCCCGTCTTCTGGCAGTTCGTCGGCCTCGGGAAATCCGACTACGGGGTCCTGGAACGGTTCGACACCCTCCCCGGCCGCCGCGTGGACAACGTCGGCTTCTTCGCCGTCGACGACATCGCGGTCGTCTCGGACCCCGAGCTGTACGACAGGCTGCTCACCGAGTTCCCCTCCTGGCTCACGGCGGCCCGCCGGGCGGGCATCATCGGCTGATGAACCACACGATCACCGTCCGGCCCGTGACCGTCACCGAGTGGCCCGACGTGGAAGAACTCCTGAGCGCACGCGGCTCGGTCAAGGGCTGCTGGTGCATGTTCTTCCGGCAGACCCCGCAGGAGCGCCGTGAGACCGAGTGGGGCGAGGGCAACCGCCGTGCGCTGCGCGCCCTCGTCGACGACGGAGCCCGTCCGGGCCTGGTCGCCCGCCGGGACGGCACCCCCGTCGGCTGGGTCTCCGTCGCACCGCGTACGGAGTACTCCCGCCTCGACCGCTCCCAGGTCAGCAAACCGGTCGACGACGTCCCGGTGTGGGCGCTGGTCTGTCTGTACGTCGGCAGGGAGCACCGCGGTACGGGCGTGGCGCGCGAACTGGTCCGCGGGGCCGTCTCGTTCGCCCGCGACAACGGTGCACGGACGGTGGAGGCCTATCCCGTGGACGACACGATGGGCCCGGTGGGAGCCGACGAGGCGTTCCACGGCCTGGTCTCGCTGCTGACCGCCGAGGGATTCACCGAGGTGGCCCGGCGCGCCCCGAAGCGCCCGGTGATGCGGCGTCAACTGACGTGACCCGCTCCGTCAAAGACCCGCCCGGTGGTCACCGGCCCCCGCCGATGACCACCCCGGTGCGGAGCACTACATGCTGCTCAGCGACCGCGCGTAGTTGATCTGGCCCATCACCTGCTGGAACGTGCCCGGGTGCTGCGCCGGGATCATCGTCGAGTGGTGCTTGCCCGCGCTCGTCACCGTGACCTGGATGAAGCCCGTCGTCGTCTTCTCCTTCATCAGGAGGAAGAGCAGACCCAGCAGACAGAAGATGAAGAACACGATCGCCAGCACGATCGCGTGCGTCGGCATCTTCTCCTCGGTGCGGGACATGTCCGTCGCGTTCCACACCGCACCCCGCAGCGGCAGCGTGCCCGCCGGGGTGACGATCGAGTCGCCCATCACCGTGATGTCACCGATCGAGACCAGCGGCGTGCCGCCCATCGGCACCGGGTTGACCGGCACCGGGACACCCGCGGGCTGCGTCTGCGAGTAGGCAGGGGTGTCGTTCGGGCCCGGATAGCCGTACCCGGGTGCGGCGTTGGGGTAGCCGTAGGCCGGCGTCCCCGGCGGCTGCGTCGGGCCCCACTTGTACTCGGGCTCTCCGTCCGCTGCGTACGGATTGGGCTCGGTCATAATTCTCGTCCCCGCTTTCGAGCTTCATGTCAGACGTCCCACGATCCTGCCAGGTATCGCCGCGCTCGGTGAAGCCCGTACGGCGAAGGGCCCCGCGTCCCGGGCGGGATGCGGGGCCCTTCGTACCGAATCGGTGCAACCGGCGTGACCGGTGCGACCCGTGGGTCAGAAGCGGCGTGTGATGAGCGCCCGCTTCACCTCCTGGATCGCCTTGGTGACCTCGATACCGCGCGGGCAGGCGTCCGTGCAGTTGAACGTGGTGCGGCAACGCCACACGCCGTCCTTGTCGTTGAGGATCTCCAGACGCTGCTCCCCGGCCTCGTCACGCGAGTCGAAGATGAAGCGGTGCGCGTTGACGATCGCCGCCGGGCCGAAGTACTGGCCGTCGTTCCAGAACACCGGGCACGAGGACGTGCACGCGGCGCACAGGATGCACTTGGTCGTGTCGTCGAAGCGCTCGCGGTCCTCGGCGGTCTGCAGACGCTCGCGCGTCGGCTCGTTGCCGCTGGTGATCAGGAACGGCATCACGTCGCGGTACGCCTGGAAGAACGGCTCCATGTCCACGACCAGGTCCTTGAGGACCGTCAGGCCCTTTATGGCCTCGACCGTGATGGGCTTCTCCGGGTTGATGTCCTTGATCAGCGTCTTGCAGGCGAGCCTGTTCTTGCCGTTGATCCGCATCGCGTCGGAGCCGCAGATACCGTGCGCGCAGGAGCGGCGGAAGGTCAGCGAACCGTCGACGTCCCACTTGATCTTGTGCAGCGCGTCGAGGACACGCTCCTTGGGATCGATGTCGATCCGGAAGTCCTGCCACTCCGCGTCCGCCGCCACCTCGGGGTTGAAGCGGCGGATCCGGAACGTGACGGAGATGAGGTGCGACGAGGCGGAGTCCGCCTCGAACGCCTCCAGCTTGTCCAATGTGGGGGTAGCCATCAGTACTTACGCTCCATCGGCTGGTAGCGGGTCTGGACGACCGGCTTGTAGTCGAGACGGACGGTCTCGGAGCCGTCGTCGCCGACCTCGCGGTACGCCATGGTGTGGCGCATGAAGTTGACGTCGTCGCGGTTCGGGTAGTCCTCGCGGTAGTGACCGCCGCGGGACTCCTTGCGGGCCAGCGCCGAGACGGCCATGACCTCGGCCAGGTCGAGCAGGTTGCCCAGCTCGACGGCTTCCAGCAGGTCCGTGTTGAAGCGCCGGCCCTTGTCCTGGATGGACACGTTCCGGTAGCGGGCCTGCAGCTCGCCGATCTTCTCGACCGCGGTCTTGATCGTCTGCTCGGTGCGGAACACCATGACGTTGGCGTC is a genomic window containing:
- a CDS encoding thiol-disulfide oxidoreductase DCC family protein; the encoded protein is MGVPVRRLTVLYDAQCSLCVHLRHWLQRQRQLVPLDLVPAGSHEARRRYPRLDHERTRREITVLGDRGQVFTGAGAWIVCLWALAEHRPKAHWLATPAGAPFVRVTMLAAAKYREATASGTPSGTQACDDRCSVPG
- a CDS encoding GNAT family N-acetyltransferase, with the translated sequence MNHTITVRPVTVTEWPDVEELLSARGSVKGCWCMFFRQTPQERRETEWGEGNRRALRALVDDGARPGLVARRDGTPVGWVSVAPRTEYSRLDRSQVSKPVDDVPVWALVCLYVGREHRGTGVARELVRGAVSFARDNGARTVEAYPVDDTMGPVGADEAFHGLVSLLTAEGFTEVARRAPKRPVMRRQLT
- a CDS encoding succinate dehydrogenase iron-sulfur subunit, with the translated sequence MATPTLDKLEAFEADSASSHLISVTFRIRRFNPEVAADAEWQDFRIDIDPKERVLDALHKIKWDVDGSLTFRRSCAHGICGSDAMRINGKNRLACKTLIKDINPEKPITVEAIKGLTVLKDLVVDMEPFFQAYRDVMPFLITSGNEPTRERLQTAEDRERFDDTTKCILCAACTSSCPVFWNDGQYFGPAAIVNAHRFIFDSRDEAGEQRLEILNDKDGVWRCRTTFNCTDACPRGIEVTKAIQEVKRALITRRF
- a CDS encoding VWA domain-containing protein, translated to MASVPLSKGANIPVAAAAVRAVLSWTPGAGTPDADASALLLTEGGRVRDDGDFVFYNQPRHSSGAVRHQGKRDGTDTVEVDLSSLEACVDRVVLSASADGGTFGQLRGLRLLLLDAASGTELARFDITAGAETALVAGELYRRAGAWKFRAVGQGYAAGLAGLATDYGITVDDAPSPVPPAPVPQPPARMPQAPVPQPPAPQAPVPPPPVAPPPTLTQDARSDRGEEQLPVDMRKRLSLRKQQVAVSLSKHGAAGATARVILVLDASGSMAMLYSRGVVADVVERMAAVAAQLDDDGEMQAWTFATHPARLPDLTVAGLPQWLQLHVRGGEMSLFGRPKKPKKGMLPGQVDMRLVGIQNEEQKVIAEVRDYVRANPAQAPTLVLFFSDGGVYRNAEIERELRAAVEEPVFWQFVGLGKSDYGVLERFDTLPGRRVDNVGFFAVDDIAVVSDPELYDRLLTEFPSWLTAARRAGIIG